The genomic interval TCTGAACGGAGTGCCATGTCCGATCTTCTCCCCCAGGACCACGTCACTGGTGTCGGCGTGAGCGTCCACATGGACCAGACCCACCGGGCCGTGCCTGATGGCATATATCGCAGAGCAGACGGGATGTGAGCCGCGAGGACACGCGGCGCATGAAATGGTGCGGGGTTTTGCGCGGGTTTCCTCTCGTGCAACGGTTCATCGCGGAGTggtaaaaattaaatattggtTACGGAGGTGAAGTAATTGGTTAGTCAATCGAGACCACACTTTTCATAATCAACAAATTGCTTCAAATGTGTTCCAAAACAAGATGACCACATTCATTGAAAAAGAATCAAACTCATAAATCAATAAGGAAAATGAATCGTTAACCTCGTGTAAACTCGTCCAGCCAATGTTGATTATTAGATCATGCGCAGCCTCCACACTCTGATACTTAACCTACTCACTTCTCAGCAACAGCTTGCAGGATCGGATATGCAATTGTGTGATCGCCACCTGCAGACACCAACATTTCCTTAACATCTGACCTTTAGTATAACttgcacatcatttttttaacaaggcTACTTAAATGGCTAAACTCAGAAGAGCTTTTTGTTGAGCAGAACCGATCATTTGTTAATCTAGTCCCTCTCTCACCCATAGTCAGAGGGATACAGCCAGTAGCCAGGATGATCCTGTAGGCCTCCCTGATGCGTTTGCAGGTGTCCTTCAGgtcatacacattcacattgaCGTCCCCGATGTCGGCCACCATCAGGGACTCATAGGGCGCCGCCCTGGTGCCACTGTTGTAGGCCCTCAGCATGGCCGACTCCACTCTCATCTGACGCGGACCAAACCTGAGGTGGGTGAGGAGACATGTGGTATTGGTATGTCACTTGAGAGCACTTTTGAGTTACTTGGACTTTACTTGaggtttttccattttatgttACTTTATACTCATAGTGCACAACATCTATATGGCTGCTCATGGGCGCAAAAACTAAATACTATATAACACCAagatcacaacaaaaaaaccatcTTGTATTCATGTCAAAGGGCTCAACAGATTGGTCAAACAACTTGAGACTGTTCTTTCCACGGGCctccatatatattttttcagagAACGAATGGTGCTGCATGTTTAACAATACATCATGTTAATATGCATTGTAATGGCCTAAAAGTGGTTGATGAATATACATTTTACCCTAATTTTAATGACTGTGTCTGTTGCAGCAGATAATCTGAAATACATAGGAGTCATATTATTCACGTCCACTGCAGAAAAATGCCCCTAAGAAGCCAACGTGCTCAGTTGACTTCAGAAAAAACTTGCAAAGACACCTTATACTCTCATAAACCTTATGGTGTCATAAACGTGTAAAGCAAGAACTTCATTCGGGTGCAGCTGATTGTAATCTAATATGAACTCCTGCCAGAGACGCGTAACAGGCCAAAGGGCCGCACCTCGCTCCGGGTCGGTTGGACGTCCCGGTGTCAATCGGGACGCCGACGAACGCCGCGTCGAGCCCCTCCGCCGTCTCCTGGAACGGTAACTTGGCCATGGTGGGGATCCCCGACACCCGGGCCACGAACTCGGCGCTCGGGGGCACATTGAAGCGCCTCCCCGAGAGGCGCCTGGCGCCGGTGGGCTTTACGCACGAGAGTCGCGCGTCGCCGCGCGCAACCAGAGCGCGTCGCGGCCGCGCGGAGGAGAGGTCCGTCGCGGCGCAACACGACGACGAAGAAACGACGGTGCGAGTTGCGTTCAGGTTCCTCCACAGTGAGTACATGGCTGCTGAGCTGGAGCCGCGCAGTGACGGAGTGAGCAGCAACCcttcccgggggggggggggggaagccacCCCCACCGTTCGGCAGCAAGGGTGATGATTGGTCGGAGTGAGTGGTGGCGGGGTGGAAGCCCATATCTGCTGCCAGGCACCCACAGTAGGAATCATATTGAATAAATTCAGATTATTGTTGTTGAATATTGAACGTCTATcacattattgtattttattaacTGTCAATGAAATGTCCACACTGCTTATTAATGTTAAGTAGTGGACTTCAAAGAAAGTTCCCTTAAAAAGTTAGTTTGACTTTAATTTAAAGCTggtaagattatttttttacatcaaaattGAACATTTTGACTTACAGTGAAGTCATAAAAGGACTTGCCATACTTGTTATATTTGTCATGTTTAACCTTTCACCTATATTTCCTAATCTTTTCCTGGCTTCCGTTCAGTTCTCGTCGCCCTTCAGTTAACCAGTTATCAGTGTTAGGAATAACTTTAACCGCCTGTCTTGTTACCGCCCACCATGATCAACAacttatgaaaaaacaaaaaaacattagacagtgtttttttttacatgtgaatTACATTCAGGTATAAGACTGGAGTGGAACAAAGTGTCGCTTATAACTGAAACATCATCTGTCAAGAAGTCACTAATAAAGTTTTTATGgttattcatatatatgtgtttaatttgatttgaggAACAGTGATTAATTGAGGAGATGATGGATGTGGGCAGGTGACATGCGCTGATACACCCAAAGAGTCTGAAGGAGAGAGGTGACACACAGGTAACTGCTTCCCGCAGCTGCTTGATCCAAATTCCAggactgaaataaaataacaaattttTTACGTAATTTAATGCGCAATACTATAATTTCTGTCTGTGAAATTCCTAAGTCTTTTGTGCCATCCTGTTACACTACAGTATATCCTCCTCACATTATGTTTACATTGGACATATTATGTGTTcccttgtgtttatattgcacGTTTACTTATtaatcacttctttttttttactgacgttTCTGTTTTGATTATCCCCTTTGCTTGGTTGTTATAGTtttatccatccattcatccatccatccatctatctatttatctatctatgcatccatccatccatccattcacctctgtacctctctctctatctatcatccatccatccatccatccatccatccatctatctttctatgtatctatgtatgtatgtatgtatctatctatccatccatgcatctatctatctatctatccatccatccatctatctatctatccatcatccatccatccatccatctatatatctatctatctcatctatctatctatatatctatctacccatccacccatccagctctatatctatctatctatcagtccatccatctatctatctatccaattatccatttatctatctatttatctatctatctatctatctatctatctatctatctatcagtccatccatctatctatctatccatttatccatctatctatctatccatttatccatttatctatctatttatctatctatctatctatccatccatccatcaacatGTCCTCTGTTTAAGATTTTGGGGAATGGTGTCGTGGATGTGAAACAGTTACTGCGACAGAAATGGAGGAGGAatatcctgttttttgtttcttctttttttgggggggtgttaTTTGCGCACTTCCCTCGGCCTCCACCGGGGGCAGAGAGCGCGCTGCGCAGTCCGAGCAGCTCCAGCTCAGACGCCGCTCACCTCCTCAGACGCAGCCGCTCCTCAGACTTGTCTCATTACATTGCATAATACCGACAAGCCATCATGGTAAGTGCGATATTGCGTTCGATTCCGGAGATGCTCCTCTGTCCTGCTTTGGTTTTCAATGTCCTACCTGTGTGATGGGAGGGAACTGTGGGGAAAGCAGTTCGATTTCTGTCATCATTTCTCCAACGTCACCGGGTTTTTTTGTGgtcttgtcatttttctttagCCTTTCGTGTCCGTTAAAATCATCGCCAATATTTCTACCGTCAGACTATCAAAACCTATGTGTGTCTTTTCAGGTATTTTAAAAATGCCCTCCAATACATTCCTGCACTGCAGACGCCCATAATCCTCTTTGCATATAATTCTTCTAAATCAGCTTAAACCCATGCTCGACAATTGGCTTGCACTAATTTTACATCCAGTTTGGCTTGATGACGATTTTTTTGGCCCTTTATGCAGattttacatatacatttatattacatttaattCAGTGCCCCTTGAAATAAAGGTCAATTTAGGTGAAATGATAAATCCCTCTACATTTATCTGTTCCCAggcctaaaaaaaataaatgatgtatatatttatatttattattatttattataagcaataaaaaaatgttataattatGTATGAATCTGATGGCTTATAACCACAGTGGAGGAATGCAAATGTGCCTTTTTAAAGAGACAGCACAGTGCAACATGTATGACCTAGATAATCCCCTCTCCCCTACCGTAATCCCATGCGCAGTAGACACAGTCTTACGTCACAGCAGAAAATGCAGGCTCCATTGAAAAACGTGATGGCTTCTCACGCAAAGGGcggagaggatggatggatggcggCTGCGCTCTCCgccgaacaaacaaaaaccaccCACGGTGCCTCCGAGGTTTGCCTTTCATTTTAAAGGCCACACCTGGCATCAGAGTTTGAAAGGTCTCTTTTCCCTCGAGTTGTTTTTGTGGAAAATTCCCGTTTCTTAATGTCACTTCTCTGCACACCAGCGAGAGTGTATCTCCATCCACGTGGGCCAGGCGGGCGTCCAGATTGGCAACGCCTGCTGGGAGCTTTACTGCCTGGAACACGGGATCCAGCCGGACGGACAGATGCCCAGCGACAAAGCCATCGGCGGAGGAGACGACTCCTTCAACACCTTCTTCAGCGAGACCGGAGCGGGAAAGCACGTCCCCAGGGCCGTTTTTGTCGACCTGGAGCCGACCGTCATCGGTAAACCGCCACAGATGTAGACATCAGATGgtttcagtcagtcaaacagtCACTCATTCAAATCTGTCTCCTCAGATGAGGTGCGCACTGGAACCTACCGCCAGCTGTTCCACCCTGAGCAGCTGATCACCGGTAAGGAGGATGCTGCCAACAACTACGCCCGAGGACACTACACCATCGGCAAGGAGATCATCGACCTGGTGCTGGACAGGATCCGCAAACTGGTGGGTAATTTAATATGGGGAGCAGCTCATTTTCCCTAATTTTTACTCAATATATCAGACTAAACCATAATAttgtctccctctccgtcttcagGCCGACCAGTGCACTGGCCTTCAGGGCTTCCTGGTTTTCCACAGCTTCGGAGGTGGCACCGGCTCTGGATTCACCTCCCTGCTGATGGAGCGTCTGTCTGTGGACTATGGCAAGAAGTCCAAGCTGGAGTTCTCCATCTACCCGGCTCCCCAGGTGTCCACCGCTGTGGTGGAGCcctacaactccatcctcacCACCCACACCACCCTGGAGCACTCCGACTGTGCCTTCATGGTGGATAACGAAGCCATCTACGATATCTGCCGCAGGAACCTGGATATTGAGCGTCCCACCTACACCAACCTGAACAGGTTGATAAGCCAGATCGTGTCCTCCATCACTGCCTCCCTCCGATTCGATGGCGCCCTCAATGTGGATCTGACAGAGTTCCAGACCAACTTGGTGCCATATCCCCGTATCCACTTCCCTCTGGCCACCTACGCCCCCGTCATCTCAGCTGAGAAGGCGTACCACGAGCAGCTCTCGGTGTCTGAGATCACAAACGCCTGCTTCGAGCCGGCCAATCAGATGGTGAAATGCGACCCTCGCCACGGTAAATACATGGCCTGCTGCCTGCTGTACCGTGGTGACGTGGTGCCCAAAGACGTCAACGCCGCCATCGCCACCATCAAAACCAAGCGCTCCATCCAGTTCGTGGACTGGTGTCCCACTGGCTTCAAGGTGGGGATCAACTACCAGCCGCCCACTGTCGTTCCTGGCGGCGACCTGGCCAAGGTCCAGAGGGCCGTGTGCATGCTGAGCAACACCACCGCCATCGCAGAGGCCTGGGCGCGGCTCGACCACAAGTTTGACCTG from Scophthalmus maximus strain ysfricsl-2021 chromosome 3, ASM2237912v1, whole genome shotgun sequence carries:
- the agmat gene encoding agmatinase, mitochondrial codes for the protein MYSLWRNLNATRTVVSSSSCCAATDLSSARPRRALVARGDARLSCVKPTGARRLSGRRFNVPPSAEFVARVSGIPTMAKLPFQETAEGLDAAFVGVPIDTGTSNRPGARFGPRQMRVESAMLRAYNSGTRAAPYESLMVADIGDVNVNVYDLKDTCKRIREAYRIILATGCIPLTMGGDHTIAYPILQAVAEKHGPVGLVHVDAHADTSDVVLGEKIGHGTPFRRCVEEGLLDCKRVVQIGLRGSSYSADSYEWSRAQGFRVVQAEECWFKSLAPLMAEVRAQMGGGPVYLSFDIDALDPGFAPGTGTPEIAGLTPIQGVEIIRGCRGLNLVGCDLVEVSPPYDTTGNTALTGANLLFEMLCVLPKVKYY
- the LOC118316777 gene encoding tubulin alpha chain-like; this translates as MRECISIHVGQAGVQIGNACWELYCLEHGIQPDGQMPSDKAIGGGDDSFNTFFSETGAGKHVPRAVFVDLEPTVIDEVRTGTYRQLFHPEQLITGKEDAANNYARGHYTIGKEIIDLVLDRIRKLADQCTGLQGFLVFHSFGGGTGSGFTSLLMERLSVDYGKKSKLEFSIYPAPQVSTAVVEPYNSILTTHTTLEHSDCAFMVDNEAIYDICRRNLDIERPTYTNLNRLISQIVSSITASLRFDGALNVDLTEFQTNLVPYPRIHFPLATYAPVISAEKAYHEQLSVSEITNACFEPANQMVKCDPRHGKYMACCLLYRGDVVPKDVNAAIATIKTKRSIQFVDWCPTGFKVGINYQPPTVVPGGDLAKVQRAVCMLSNTTAIAEAWARLDHKFDLMYAKRAFVHWYVGEGMEEGEFSEAREDMAALEKDYEEVGVDSIEGEGEEEGEEY